The Impatiens glandulifera chromosome 3, dImpGla2.1, whole genome shotgun sequence genome contains a region encoding:
- the LOC124928568 gene encoding uncharacterized protein LOC124928568, translated as MLELGLANKNFTGPPEFWGPGFNYTDGWFQGHLNATRGPRKIIVGGSNKWGFGFNYTDWALKNGPFYIGDSLVFKFDPPTSDPNSHPHSVYLIRTYRSFMNCDLKKAKKIAGSLDGAGQGFTFRLRTWRPHYFACGEKNGLHCNMGLMKFPVFPLISRWY; from the exons ATGTTAGAACTCGGGTTGGCTAATAAGAACTTCACGGGCCCACCCGAATTTTGGGGACCCGGATTCAACTACACCGATGGTTGGTTTCAAGGCCACTTGAATGCGACCCGTGGCCCTAGAAAAATCATTGTTGGCGGCTCTAACAAATGGGGTTTTGGGTTCAACTACACCGATTGGGCACTAAAGAATGGTCCATTTTACATAGGGGACTCTTTAG TATTCAAGTTTGATCCTCCTACAAGCGACCCGAACTCGCATCCTCATAGTGTATACTTGATACGAACATACCGGAGCTTTATGAATTGCGACTTGAAAAAGGCTAAGAAAATTGCTGGGAGTTTAGATGGAGCTGGTCAAGGGTTTACATTTAGACTTAGGACATGGAGGCCACATTATTTTGCATGTGGGGAGAAAAATGGACTACATTGCAATATGGGTTTGATGAAATTTCCCGTATTTCCACTCATTTCACGATGGTATTAG
- the LOC124928596 gene encoding uncharacterized protein LOC124928596, with translation MGIRNEFLLFVLVVSMLELGLANKNFTGSPEFWGPGFNHTDGWFQGHLNATRGPRKIIVGGSNKWGFGFNYTDWALKNGPFYIGDSLVFKFDPPTSDPNSHPHSVYLIRTYRSFMNCDLKKAKKIAGSLDGAGQGFTFRLRTWRPHYFACGEKNGLHCNMGLMKFPIFPLISRWY, from the exons ATGGGTATAAGAAATGAATTTCTCCTTTTTGTGTTGGTTGTTTCAATGTTAGAACTCGGGTTGGCTAATAAGAACTTCACTGGCTCACCCGAATTTTGGGGACCCGGATTCAACCACACCGATGGTTGGTTTCAAGGCCACTTGAATGCGACCCGTGGCCCTAGAAAAATCATTGTTGGCGGCTCTAACAAATGGGGTTTTGGGTTCAACTACACCGATTGGGCACTAAAGAATGGACCATTTTACATAGGGGACTCTTTAG TATTCAAATTTGATCCTCCTACAAGCGACCCGAACTCGCATCCTCATAGCGTATACTTGATACGAACATACCGGAGCTTTATGAATTGCGACTTGAAAAAGGCTAAGAAAATTGCTGGGAGTTTAGATGGAGCTGGTCAAGGGTTTACATTTAGACTTAGGACATGGAGGCCACATTATTTTGCATGTGGGGAGAAAAATGGACTACATTGCAATATGGGTTTGATGAAATTTCCCATATTTCCTCTCATTTCGCGGTGGTATTAG